In Fusarium oxysporum Fo47 chromosome VII, complete sequence, the following proteins share a genomic window:
- a CDS encoding heterokaryon incompatibility protein-domain-containing protein, producing the protein MEAYRYSLLLPRNVRLLDLHTGSGDGEVVTEMRTLPLETAANVEFSALLYAWGDPLLRKRIICSGRAVETGPSLHNALVNIRSRQYRRLVWADALYINQNDTAERASQVRLIGEIYLAATTTVIWLGVESDSVGRAFEFLRKFDLVYSRKATSLPASDTKTPHKVEVELITAAFPPDPLSATQHIGTLLQ; encoded by the coding sequence ATGGAAGCGTACCGGTATTCTCTATTACTTCCCCGCAATGTCAGGCTGCTTGACCTCCACACTGGATCTGGTGATGGCGAAGTTGTTACGGAAATGAGAACGTTGCCGCTAGAAACTGCCGCCAACGTCGAATTTTCTGCTCTCTTATACGCTTGGGGCGATCCCCTTCTACGAAAGAGAATTATCTGCTCTGGGCGTGCGGTCGAAACTGGCCCAAGTCTGCATAATGCGTTGGTCAACATCAGATCCCGACAATACCGACGCTTGGTCTGGGCAGACGCGTTGTATATCAACCAGAACGATACAGCTGAGCGTGCTTCCCAGGTTCGACTTATAGGAGAAATTTATTTAGCAGCTACTACGACCGTGATATGGCTCGGCGTGGAATCGGACAGCGTCGGGCGAGCATTTGAGTTCCTTCGCAAGTTCGATTTGGTATACTCTCGCAAAGCTACGAGTCTGCCGGCCAGTGATACCAAAACGCCACATAAGGTCGAAGTTGAACTTATTACTGCTGCCTTCCCGCCTGACCCTCTATCTGCGACTCAGCACATTGGGACTCTCCTTCAATGA